The following DNA comes from Sediminitomix flava.
CTTGCTAATTTTGTTCTCTTGGAAAAATCAATTTCAATAATCTTTCTATGAAAAAATTAATTAGCTTTTTAGCGCTAGCATTCTTGTCTTTATCGGTATTCGCAACTGAAACTGATGGAGATGGTGATAAAAGTAACAGCCAAAATAAAAAAGGTGCTCAACAAGTAAATATGAGCGGAATGGAGCTTGGTCTTCGCCTTACGGATGGCTGGAATGCTGGTATTGATTTCGTTTACAACTTAGGTGGTGCTAATCGTATCCATGCAGGTATGACCTTCGGAAGTGGAGGAGTTGGCTTGGAAGGATTCTATGACTGGAATTTTGTAGTAGATCAAAAAATCAAATTTTATGTAGGTCCTGGTGTTGGTTTAGGTCTACATGATGACTTCACTCTAGGTATTGGTGGTGAAGGTGGTGTTGAATACCAATTCAACGCTCCAATTACAGTTGGTTTCGACTGGAGACCAATGCTTAACTTCTTTGGAAATAACGGAGAAGGAGGAAGTAACACAAACTTTAACGCTGGTAACTTCGGCGTTAATGTTCGTTACAGATTCTAATCTCTCGATATAAAAAAATTGAAAGCCTTCAAGTCTGATGACCTGAAGGCTTTTTTATTATTCTTGCCAGCTATATGGATAATCTTTATCTACATATTCCATTCCTTGTTCTGTCACATAAAGTGGCCCAAAGGTATCAAGCATAACCGCGTACTCTTCCGTTTCTTTTGCTCCTATACTTTTTTCAATAGTACCTGGGTGCGGTCCGTGTGGTAAACCTCCTGGATGAAGGGTAAAACTACCTCTGTCGATTCCCTTCCTACTCATAAAATTCCCTTCTACATAATACAAGACTTCATCTGAATCTATGTTTGAATGGTTGTAAGGCGCTGGAATTGCATCTGGATGATAGTCAAATAACCTTGGGACAAATGAACAAATAACAAAAGCATTTCTAGCTTGGAAAGTCTGATGTACGGGAGGCGGCTGATGGATTCTTCCTGTTATTGGCTCAAAATCATAAATTGAGAATGTATAAGGGAAAAGAAAACCATCCCAACCAACTACATCTAAAGGTGAAAAATCATAGACATACTGATGAAGATACCCTCCTTTTTTAATCTGAATTAATGTTTCCTTGTCTTCATTTTCTACCAATAATTCAGATGGTGGATGAATATCACGCTCACAGTATGGAGAATGTTCCTCTAATTGACCAAGTTCATTTCGATAACGACTCACTGTTTCTATTGGAACCTTTGAATCAATCACTAACAATCGAACAGGGTCTTCATCAAAGGAAAGTTTATAAATTGTTGTTCTAGGTATTACTACATAATCCCCTTGTTGGATCCTAAGTTTTCCAAACTGAGAAATGAGCCAACCACTTCCTTCATGTACAAATAAAAGTTCATCCCCATCAGCATTTTTATAGAAATAGTCCATTTCCTTTTCTGTAGGACAACAAATTCCCATTTCTACATCTTTATTTGCCAAAAGCATCTTACGCGCATCCAAATAATCTTCTCCTGTAAACTCTATATTTGAAGTTTTCAGATGAGTTTGTAAGAGTCCGTATTCATCTACAATCCTATTTCTGTAAGGAATTGGTTTTCTCACCTCCCTCACATTTGTAGGCTGTCTGTGATGATACAAATTTGAATAAATGCCAGAAAATCCTTTGGAGCTTACTAGCTCTTCTCTATAAAGACTCCCATCAGGTTTTCGGAATTGGGTATGCCTTTTTTTAGGGATTTCTCCCATTCTATAATAGTAAGTCATTGAGTTGGTGTTTATGGTTTCTATTGTGTTGTTTTCGATACTTTAGAGCAAACCTTTTCGTATACTTGGGGTTGTATAAGCAAAAGCATCTAATTGATCGTTCTTACAAAATCACAAAAAATTACATATATGACAACACAAGAACCAAAAAACAGTAATCGCCTGAAGGAGTATTTCTCTTTTGGAGATGTTTTCCGTTACATTTTTGGTATTTTTTCTAAGCGAAAAGGAGAAAAACCTAATTTGAGTTTGAGAATGATGCATGGTGTAAATAAGATTTCAATACTCATGTTCTTCATTGCTGTTTTGGTTATAATTTTCAGACAACTATTCCTCCGATAATATATTAATCCACAAGCTGTTATTTTGGGTATAAATCTAAATTTATGCCCATTTTTTTTGTATCTTAAGGTTAACCAAAAACCACTAACCCTATGGATACAGCACTATTCAAATACATCTCTGATCGTATCAAACATGATCAAATGGCTGAAGATCAAAGCCAAGGCGTAAACACGCAATCAAAGCCAATCATTACTATTTCTCGTACATTTGGTTGCAATGCAGAAGAAATCTGTAAAGGTTTAACTGACCACTTCAACAAAGAACTAAAAGCTTCCGGCTCCGAGGAAGAACCTTGGATTTATGTCAACAAGACTATTTTAAATAAAGTATCAGAAAAAATGGGTGTTGACCCTCACTTTGTCAACAATGCAAGCACCCCTGAAGAACGAGACATTGTTCAGTTTTTGATGATGACTTTCTCAAAAGATTATAACACTCTTGACAGCAAACTGAACAAAGCCCTAAGAAAAACTACTAATTCCTATCTGACAAGAGGTAATGTAATCTTGATTGGACGAGGAGGCGTTGTATTCACAAAGAATAACCCTACGAGTCTGAATGTAAGAATCTCAGCACCTTTTGAGTGGAGAGCACAAAGGATTAGTGTCACTAAAGACATTTCTTATAAAGAAGCGAGTAAGCTTGTGAAAGAAATGGATGAAAAAAGGGATAACCTCATGAAGTTCTTAGACCCAGACTTCAAAAGCGAATACTTTGACATTGGTTTCAACCGTAAAACGATGAACACACAATTCATTGTAAATTCTATTATAACAGCCTTCAACGAAAAGGTAGAAGATACATCGGATAAATATTAATCCGATATTCTTAAAAACTCAATCACAACTTTCACTAACAACAATGTCTGTAAAAGTTCTTACTCCTTTTATTCTGGTGTTCTTATGGGCTTGTAGTCAACAGTCTTCTGAACATGTAAAGCAAGAACCCATTTTAGAACCTAGTACCTCATTTAATACTTATTGGTACAATTCTAAGGCTGAAATAACTTCTTACCACTTAGAACAACCTCGTTATGGAGAATATAGAAGTGGAAATGCTGTACTTATTTTTGTGACAGAGCCATTTAGTAAAACTCGATTTGTCAAACTCGATCAACCGGATAAAAAAGATGGTGTATCTGTTCTTAAATGCAATTTGATGAAGAATTTTGATACTGGAATTTATCCTTATTCTTTGATGCAGTCAGTTTTTACACCTGTGACCTCTTATCAGATACCAGCAAGTTTAAAACTTACTTTATCTAACCAAGAATGGTGTGGGCAGTATTTTACAAGCATCATGAATCAAGATGATTATTTATCTTATTTTTCTCAATCCTATTTTGAAGGAGAAGAATTGATAAAGAAAAAAATGCCAAAATATCTACTTGAAGATGAAGTTTGGAATATTATCAGAATTAATCCTGACGAACTTCCTGAAGGTGATCAAATGGTTATTCCATCTATGCTTACACAACAAATGAGACATAAAGAGTTGAAAGCAGAAAAGGCCACACTTTCTTTATTTCAAAACCCTCAAGATTCTAGTTTATACACCTATCGAATAGTTTATCATTCCATAAATCGAGAATTGAAGATTCATTTCAAAAGTGCTTTTCCTCATGAAATCCAATCTTGGGAAGAAACCTTTATCAGTGGAAATGGGAAAAATGCTCAACCTATGACAGCCAAAGCGACTCTGAACAAGCGAATGATGGTTGATTATTGGAATAAGAATAGAAATGAAGATGCTTACCTAAGAGGATCAGAAGGACTGAATATTGACAAATCTCAGAATATAGAATTTCCTAGCGTATTAAATGGAACACTAGAGCAAAAGACACATCAGAGTAATTTTATAAAATTCCCTGATAGTCAATCTTCAGAAAAAAGCCCTTTGAAATAATAGCAAATAAAAAAATCCTTTGTGTACGTATGCACAAAGGATTTAGTCAGATAATGTCAGTCTTAGATTATCAAAAAACGATTTATACTTTTTATCCATCAACGACCAAATTTTAGGATAATAGGCGTATAAAGCCTTGTATTTTAACGACCAAGTTAAACAATTTCTTTGCTTTCAATAATCGATCTATCAACTCTTTCTAAGCTTATTGATATCTCAAAGGTAGATAAAAATTTCATAAAAGTGAACGTTCATTCATTATTTTAACATTTATTTTTTGAAAAATTTCATTTTCATAAAAATACACACGAAAGTACTGGTTCTCACGTTGGTATTATAAGTACCAAGATCTATTGCTATGTCTGTTTTTTCTCAATCTGATTTACTCATTTTATATCTATTTAAAGAAATGGATACAAATGAAGAAGATCAATTCATGGATGAACTTCATTTGAATAGGGAAACCCTAGAGGCACTCCGTTCATATGAAAAAACTTTACACCAACTAGATGAATTGAATCTTTCTCCTTCAAAGGATTGTATTGATGCCATTTTAAAAAAGGCATAAAAAAAGGTATACTGTGTTACAGCATACCTTTTTTCATTTATTGGTACTTGAGTCTTAAGGAGAGACAAGTTGCATAAGTTGCGCACAAATAATTGCGCCATAAGTACCTAAAGCATAACCCAAAACAGCTAACAATACACCAACAGGGGCTAATGATGGATGAAAAGCTGAAGCTACAACTGGTGCCGAAGCTGCACCTCCTACATTTGCTTTACTACCAACAGCTAAGAAGAAGAATGGTGCTCTAATCGCTTTTGCAACAGCTACAAGTAATGCAACATGAAGCCCCATCCATAGAAGACCTACTACCAAAAGCCCTGGATTTTCCAATGTTTTCGTTATATCCATCTTCATCCCGATTGTGGCCACTAGAATATAGATGAACACACTTCCCATTTTAGAAGCTCCAGCACCTTCAAGTTGTCTTGCTTTTGTAAATGACAACGCCAAACCAATTGTCGTTGATACGACTACGATCCAAAAAAAAGCACTAGTCAATACTGTTCCTTCGAATTGTGTAAACCCGCCGAAAAACTTCACAAAAGTTTCTGAAGCCATGTGAGAAAAACCAACAGCACCAAAAGCAATACCTCCAATCAAAATTAGATCTTTTAAGGTTGGCACTCTAGTTATACTATTTTGATAACTTTCCACATTA
Coding sequences within:
- a CDS encoding outer membrane insertion C- signal; the protein is MKKLISFLALAFLSLSVFATETDGDGDKSNSQNKKGAQQVNMSGMELGLRLTDGWNAGIDFVYNLGGANRIHAGMTFGSGGVGLEGFYDWNFVVDQKIKFYVGPGVGLGLHDDFTLGIGGEGGVEYQFNAPITVGFDWRPMLNFFGNNGEGGSNTNFNAGNFGVNVRYRF
- a CDS encoding cytidylate kinase-like family protein encodes the protein MDTALFKYISDRIKHDQMAEDQSQGVNTQSKPIITISRTFGCNAEEICKGLTDHFNKELKASGSEEEPWIYVNKTILNKVSEKMGVDPHFVNNASTPEERDIVQFLMMTFSKDYNTLDSKLNKALRKTTNSYLTRGNVILIGRGGVVFTKNNPTSLNVRISAPFEWRAQRISVTKDISYKEASKLVKEMDEKRDNLMKFLDPDFKSEYFDIGFNRKTMNTQFIVNSIITAFNEKVEDTSDKY
- a CDS encoding homogentisate 1,2-dioxygenase, translating into MTYYYRMGEIPKKRHTQFRKPDGSLYREELVSSKGFSGIYSNLYHHRQPTNVREVRKPIPYRNRIVDEYGLLQTHLKTSNIEFTGEDYLDARKMLLANKDVEMGICCPTEKEMDYFYKNADGDELLFVHEGSGWLISQFGKLRIQQGDYVVIPRTTIYKLSFDEDPVRLLVIDSKVPIETVSRYRNELGQLEEHSPYCERDIHPPSELLVENEDKETLIQIKKGGYLHQYVYDFSPLDVVGWDGFLFPYTFSIYDFEPITGRIHQPPPVHQTFQARNAFVICSFVPRLFDYHPDAIPAPYNHSNIDSDEVLYYVEGNFMSRKGIDRGSFTLHPGGLPHGPHPGTIEKSIGAKETEEYAVMLDTFGPLYVTEQGMEYVDKDYPYSWQE
- a CDS encoding DUF6728 family protein, producing the protein MTTQEPKNSNRLKEYFSFGDVFRYIFGIFSKRKGEKPNLSLRMMHGVNKISILMFFIAVLVIIFRQLFLR